The following proteins come from a genomic window of Chloroflexota bacterium:
- a CDS encoding DUF4012 domain-containing protein: MKADLEGIERALEGLRTELQPVLRPYWLPWSAGQENLFAVDELLRVGAELAHVGQMASDGLQCVVDAIEARRTGREGQEAQSISEALFAGLVAARPYFREAEEQVGRLYSDVAVLAADDLWSPLDSLVSTLEHYLRLGHAAFGAATAAPTLLGETEPVSYMILAQNNDELRATGGFISAIGLVSVERGKIGQLTIRDSYEYDKFTVAHPFAPEPMQRHMGIILWATRDGNWSPDFPTAVRDIEELYHLENPGTISGVLAFDMLAVQAMVKAIGPLELEQYDDRTDGDNVLHKMREYWSAPPGEWLKHRKDFIGVMASSLLEKLQTQTQPEQMSSLLQVLRHAIDEKHIQLYFHHPAIQNLLAMSGRDGALDRSSGQDYLLALDTNMGYNKVNVNVEKRIEYEVTLEKDNTPQATLTITYQNRSPAQAACVRFQQQSTNYEAWTQDCYWNYLRVYVPPGTQLLATEGVTETETLASQEGKTVFATFFVVPAGESLTVRFTYRLPTPVREEYRLLVQKQAGTDAVPLEVRIIIPPGVRVSSTDPQPQSVQQGTLFYELDLRRDRSLFVRLH, from the coding sequence ATGAAGGCCGATCTGGAGGGCATTGAGCGGGCGCTCGAGGGCCTGCGCACAGAACTGCAGCCTGTTCTGAGGCCCTACTGGCTGCCCTGGTCAGCGGGGCAGGAGAATCTGTTTGCCGTAGATGAGCTTCTCCGCGTAGGCGCCGAACTTGCCCACGTAGGACAGATGGCGAGCGACGGGTTGCAATGTGTTGTGGATGCTATTGAAGCACGCAGGACAGGCAGGGAGGGCCAGGAAGCTCAGAGCATAAGCGAGGCGCTCTTTGCAGGGCTGGTGGCCGCACGTCCGTACTTTCGAGAGGCGGAGGAGCAAGTCGGACGCTTGTACAGCGACGTCGCTGTTTTGGCAGCAGATGATCTTTGGTCTCCGCTGGACAGCCTCGTTTCCACCCTCGAACATTATCTGCGGTTGGGCCATGCAGCCTTTGGCGCAGCCACCGCTGCTCCAACGTTGCTCGGTGAGACAGAACCTGTTTCCTATATGATCCTGGCCCAGAACAATGATGAGTTGCGGGCTACCGGCGGATTCATTAGTGCCATAGGCCTGGTGAGTGTCGAGCGCGGGAAGATTGGCCAACTCACGATCAGGGACAGTTACGAGTACGACAAGTTCACGGTAGCTCATCCGTTTGCTCCCGAACCCATGCAGCGCCACATGGGCATTATCTTGTGGGCAACTCGCGATGGCAATTGGTCACCGGATTTTCCGACCGCAGTGCGAGATATAGAGGAACTCTATCACCTGGAGAACCCGGGGACGATCAGTGGTGTGTTGGCCTTCGACATGCTGGCCGTACAAGCGATGGTAAAGGCAATAGGGCCCTTAGAGTTGGAACAATATGACGACCGCACAGACGGGGACAATGTCTTGCATAAGATGCGAGAGTACTGGTCGGCGCCACCGGGCGAGTGGCTGAAACATCGCAAGGACTTCATTGGGGTTATGGCTTCATCGCTGCTAGAGAAGTTGCAAACGCAAACGCAGCCTGAGCAGATGAGCAGTCTATTGCAGGTCCTGAGGCACGCCATTGACGAGAAGCACATTCAGTTGTACTTTCATCACCCGGCCATACAGAATTTGTTAGCCATGAGCGGACGGGATGGGGCACTGGATCGCAGTAGCGGGCAGGACTATCTGCTGGCCCTCGACACGAACATGGGGTATAACAAAGTCAATGTCAATGTGGAGAAGCGCATCGAATACGAGGTCACTCTTGAGAAGGATAATACTCCGCAGGCTACTTTGACTATTACTTACCAAAATCGCAGCCCTGCACAGGCGGCTTGCGTGCGATTTCAACAGCAATCTACAAACTACGAAGCGTGGACACAGGACTGCTATTGGAATTACCTGCGGGTGTATGTGCCGCCTGGCACTCAGTTGCTTGCTACCGAGGGCGTTACCGAAACTGAAACGTTAGCCAGTCAAGAGGGGAAGACGGTCTTTGCCACTTTCTTCGTTGTGCCAGCAGGAGAGAGCCTGACGGTGCGCTTTACCTATCGCCTTCCGACTCCAGTGCGAGAGGAGTACCGGCTGCTTGTACAGAAACAGGCGGGGACGGATGCCGTGCCCCTCGAAGTGAGGATAATTATTCCGCCAGGCGTCCGAGTGTCGTCAACTGATCCCCAGCCGCAAAGTGTCCAGCAAGGGACCCTATTCTACGAGCTAGATCTGCGGCGGGATCGCTCATTGTTTGTAAGGCTACACTAG
- a CDS encoding DUF2723 domain-containing protein, which translates to MKGQPHGLTLVASAVSLALLVLPFALYIRTLAPTITWQHDGYDAGDLITAAYTLGIPHPTGYPLYTLLGKLFTLLPFGDVAYRMNMMSAFCAALTAPLLYWTSLTLLRSRPYAILASACAALLLSTSRVLWSQAVITEVYTLNCLFFATILYLVLRLQPLLSGSFEQVVERTRIVRIMMLIALIYGLSLGNHLTMLLTAPLLFYQCMIASRLCTLRTLEWARVLGMFLLGLSVYIYLPLRAGSQPLLNWGNPGTLRGFVWVVSGSIYRQYVFALPLGYWPERLLAWAGLLRQQFGTWGTALGLLGAWKQAKRSWQLFGILVLTSVLFSTYAIGYNTTDSYVYLLPVYFLYALWIAEAVQTALSTLPKTQGTWSKRAAVLSGLALLALPLGSLRANLQVLDLSNDYTAHHYGSQVFAQVPDGSIIISATDAHTFTLWYFARVVTGRTTVALIDEDLLGYHWYVDGLREAYPWLDLSPTSMGIPLTVDDLIQANIQRHPIFLTDVDSDLIAHYRLQEQGALYQLLAR; encoded by the coding sequence ATGAAAGGACAGCCGCACGGCCTGACACTTGTAGCATCTGCAGTATCGCTTGCACTCTTGGTCCTCCCCTTTGCGCTCTATATCCGGACGCTTGCCCCTACGATAACCTGGCAACACGATGGCTACGACGCGGGAGACCTTATCACAGCAGCCTACACCCTCGGCATTCCCCATCCTACGGGCTACCCCCTCTACACACTCTTGGGCAAATTGTTCACGCTGCTGCCGTTCGGCGATGTCGCCTACCGTATGAACATGATGTCGGCATTTTGCGCAGCTCTAACCGCCCCACTGCTGTATTGGACATCCCTGACGCTATTGCGCTCGCGTCCATATGCAATACTGGCATCAGCATGCGCTGCTCTACTTCTATCTACATCACGCGTGCTATGGTCACAGGCTGTGATCACGGAGGTATACACACTCAACTGCCTGTTCTTTGCGACAATATTATACCTTGTGCTTAGACTCCAACCACTTCTGTCAGGGTCGTTTGAGCAGGTTGTCGAACGTACGCGCATAGTTCGCATCATGATGCTGATTGCACTGATATACGGCCTCAGTCTAGGCAATCACCTAACGATGCTTTTAACTGCCCCGTTGCTCTTTTATCAATGCATGATAGCCTCCAGGCTCTGTACACTCCGGACGTTGGAATGGGCACGCGTGCTTGGTATGTTCCTTCTGGGTCTATCAGTCTACATCTACCTGCCACTCCGTGCCGGAAGCCAACCGCTTCTGAACTGGGGTAATCCCGGCACTCTGCGCGGCTTCGTTTGGGTTGTCAGTGGGAGCATTTACCGTCAGTATGTTTTCGCCCTACCTTTAGGGTACTGGCCGGAGCGCCTGTTAGCTTGGGCCGGCTTGCTGAGGCAGCAATTCGGCACATGGGGCACTGCCCTTGGCCTACTTGGAGCCTGGAAACAGGCAAAACGCTCCTGGCAGCTATTCGGAATTCTCGTTCTGACCTCCGTTCTCTTCAGCACCTACGCCATTGGTTATAACACCACAGACTCATATGTCTACCTATTGCCCGTCTACTTTCTCTACGCTCTGTGGATCGCTGAAGCAGTTCAAACCGCTCTCAGCACCCTCCCGAAGACGCAGGGCACGTGGTCGAAAAGAGCAGCAGTCTTATCAGGCCTTGCTTTGCTGGCTCTGCCCCTTGGATCGCTGCGCGCGAACCTACAGGTTTTGGATCTTAGCAACGACTACACTGCTCACCACTATGGTTCTCAGGTATTCGCCCAAGTACCCGATGGCTCCATCATCATCTCTGCCACAGATGCCCACACATTCACTTTATGGTATTTTGCTCGGGTAGTCACCGGTCGAACCACGGTCGCTCTGATTGACGAGGACCTCCTAGGCTACCATTGGTATGTGGATGGCCTGCGCGAGGCTTACCCTTGGCTAGACCTGTCTCCCACTTCCATGGGGATTCCGTTAACCGTAGACGACCTGATACAGGCCAATATACAGAGACATCCTATCTTCCTTACCGACGTGGACTCTGACTTGATCGCCCATTACCGTCTTCAAGAACAAGGCGCATTGTATCAGTTGCTGGCCCGCTAA